GGCGTGCCTAATCTCGAGATTATTTGTTGTCAAAAACTTGGCACTCTACCTATTATGCCCAACATTATTATGCTCAACAGTGCGTGCCACCCTtgcatttttgatttctttcgATAAAGTTTTGGCCTCAATTTTCCCGATCTTACATCATAATCATCGCCGCAAAATCCGTAATTCACATATTCTTCTCTTGGTTTTTTGTAGCGCATTTTTCGATCAGTACATTTTATTTGGGTACTGCGAAAATGTTATTGATGTTCCACTGGAGTGTGACACCTTCTCATGTAGTGTTAATCAGTGTTATCAGGATTATTGGGTAGTCCATGATcagttgttttattttctaattggAGCGGCatctattttattattttttcgactttGTATATGGAATCATTGTGCCACGACACAATCCAATCTGTTGCTCTCCAGAGTGAGtttctccgaaaaattcaataattcaaaCGTTTTGTGAAGTTTTAGGCTACTCAAATTGCACTGCTCGATGCTTTCAtgactttaattttcaatattattcCATTATTCGTGTATGCAAATTTTCCttcaatcaatttgaaaacggTCGGGCCAATGACATCTGTCTCGAAAACTGCTGGATGCCTTATTGAGTCGATAATAATTTGTGCAGTCTTGTTTCGTGAAAAGAGGACTGTAACTGCTTCTCCAAATATTTAAGTTTCTTGAATTAGGacatataattttaataaataaattcaacGCTTAGAGGTACTGGTTATTATCTGAACAACAAATGCTTATCAGTATCTTTTCCAAACATTGGTTATGGGGAATTACTTTATTGAATAACTTTACATTACAAATTACCAGAGATATATTTATTCGgtgtcacttttttcttcgcCTTCAGCAATCTCCAAAGGATAATCGATTCGATGACAGATCCGGCATTTCTTGAAATTGTGATTGGTGGGTAATTTACTTTGACCGAAGTTGGTGAAAAATGGGAGTAGAGAATTATTGGGATTACATTGAAGAACAAATATATCAGAGAGTCCAGCAGTGCTATTTGCGTGACCTCAAGCATttgggaaattggaaaaattttaaaattttgggtatTTTCATTTGACTAGGGCGAGACTAAAATGGGGTTAACGACAAAGATTCTGAGCTCACCTTACTAAGTCGGCGACTAGTTCTTTTCCAGATATATAGTCGAACAAAAAAGAGAACTGACATAATTtcaatcaacgaaaaaacCACCTGATCACGAGTTTCCCAAAATCTCTGATAACACTTGTTAAAAGTGCACTGAAAGTTATCGCAGTCCAATGGAACTTCTCTCACATTTCCACAGAAACAGAACATGATGAAATGATCAAAAAGGATATGTCCGAGAATTGGAATAATAATCCAATAAAATGGAATTTTACGTCGATTGTTGCGATagtgaattggaaaaaagactGATATAAATCTTTCCAGAGTAATCATGAAAGCAAATGTTCCTTTGATAATTCCCATTGTGACAGAAGTTTCCAGCAtataaattgataaatttttcacagcTAAATGTTTGTAGCATAGAATAACTAGAAAATAGGATTTCATgatggaaactgaaaaaaaatcaagaaattttatcCACAAGTGTTCAAACCAACCCGTAAAGCTATAACAAATATCCGCTgcaattttacaataaatcaGGAGGAGTTCGGGTCTATagcaaacttttttggtgaagaATGTTGAAAACAGTAAGTATAAATTGATATGAAAAACTGTTTGGGCGAATAAAATCGATAGGACAAAGTTGGAGGCTATAATGATGAACATagcttttctgaaaagatcttgttgttttgttgaaaaatcaaaaaagttctcgaaaaaaacaaataatcaaTCTAGCACAAAATATTTCGGGaggttcttttttctttttatgtCTTAtcttttaaatagtttttcttaaaatacaaACATACGTTCTAGTTGTATTCCAGatattgggaattttttgtaatttcataGAACACCATTTTCAGAGTCAGTAAAAGTACTGCAAAATATTCAAGCACATTGAGCAGTATTGTAGTTACACAAGAAGTGTACCAAGAATTTGAGATACTGAGGTTTTTCTCAATATGtgttaaaaatcataaaatcacGATCCAATGcagataaaataaatttagtcacgtattttttttgagttttcggaCAAAAATGATCAAAGACTATAAAGTTATTTCGAAAGGCAACAtgagttcaatttttagcCCAATTACGCAGTACTATTACTGATTTTAAGCTtgtatttctttttgattttgttgttATGATACTTTGATGGGACACAGTGCAATAAAATAACATACATCTTATTATACTCTTTATTGGGTGGCTTCGCGTTACAAATTGCTCAAACGAATATTATTcggtgaaacttttttcttagaGCTCAACAATTTCCAGAGAATAACCGACTCGATGGCAGATCCAGCATttcttgaaactgtaattAATGGGTAATTCACTCGAACCAGCGTTGATGAGAAATAAGAATAAAGTAATAATGGGGAAATGTTGAAGAGCAAAAGCATCAGCGAATCTAGTAGTGCTATTTGGGTTACCTGTAATAATTTGGGTTGTTAGAAAATTTACTCTTTTTACAGTGTTTTTATTGGTCAGGGCTTATCATCATTAAagtgtaaaattgaaaaaaaaattttgtaaaaatctatATTCTTGGTGTTCGCCTTCCGACTGGAGacatatacaatttttgaaaaaaatttgcaatcgATTTGAGCAAATGAAGATGGAAATAAAACTCCCAATAACCTACTTTATGAAGAAGATGGCTTGATCTTTTCCAGATATAAAGTCGAATAAATAAAAGCAGTGACAAAGTCTCAATAAGTGAAAACACCACCTGCTCATGGAACTCCCAGTATTTTTGGTAACATTCGTTGAAAGTACACTGAAAATTATCACAATCCACTGGAACATCTATAACATTTCCACAGAAGCCGAAAATAATACATTGGTCGAAAAGTAAATGACAGAGAATTGGAATTATAATCCAATACAACGGAATTTTGCGCCAATTGTTGTGGAAAAAAGTCGGGAAAAATGTTGCTATAAATCTTTtcaaagttattaaaaatgcAATGGTTGCTCTGATAATTCCCATTGTTATAGAACCTTCCAAtaggaaaaatgacaaatttttcacaatgaGTTTCTTCGAGAATTGACTGACTAGGAAATTAGTTTTCATGCAggatactgaaaaatatctcaaaataaaacaactatAAATGTCCAAAACAACCACAAAAACTATAACAAATATCTGCTGCAATTCTGCAATAGATGATGAGCAGCTCGGGCTTGAACCCAATCCGTTTAGAGTACAAAATTGAGTAGAGTAAGTATAAATTGAAATAGAATACAAAttgggaaaataaaattgatagaGCAATTATAAAAGCTATAATGATGAACATAGCACTGCAAAAATTGTatgcagttttttatttttatttattgccTAGATGTCTATATGCCTACGTACCTGCCTATCACTCAATTTTACGTTTACTAGGTAGGCTGTGGAGGTAGGGGGTAGGTAACCGTATAGGCAGGCATTGATTTGAGTGCCTCAAAGAAAACACTCACCGTACGCCAAACAGACTTCTCGAGAAAaatcttccttttttttgttttgaaaaaatgccttACTTGCTCGAGCTATTCTAATTAAGcctgatttatttttatttttgaattactgATTTTCTTAGAGGACAGTTTcttaaaatcggaaaaaaacagCATGAAGATGTATACCAAGAAACTTAGAAAAATCCCATTAGccaaaatattcgaaaaccAAACTATGTCAAAATCGCTAAttgccaaaaacaaaatttgccggaaatgtagaatttttacctttttccAAACCAACCATAATCATTTTgataacaaaataaaaactacagtaatcctacaataCTACAACATTACTACTACTTTTCTTGAGACTTACCCCAACtcataatgttttcaaaagcgctgaaactacagtaatccaacaGTTCTTCTACTATGgcactaccgtaaccctagtAGTTCTCCACTGATAAATTTTATGTACTATTTGTAGATAGTTTTAAGCAATTCACatttattacagaaaatttcagaacaattgAGTAACGCTTAtaaggttaaaaaaaattaaagaatctATTCACTTCATTGAAACGCTAGATTGAAATTTACCaatattatcatttttcatattcacatttttcttgtgttttaATAGTCTCCAGAGAATGATCGATTCGATTACAGATCCGGCATTTCTTGAAACTGTAGGCAATGGAAACTTTACTTTGGCGAAAGTTGACGAAAAATAGGAgtagaaaaatattgggaTAATGTTGAAGAG
This is a stretch of genomic DNA from Caenorhabditis elegans chromosome V. It encodes these proteins:
- the srbc-55 gene encoding Serpentine Receptor, class BC (Class B-like) (Predicted), with translation MFIIIASNFVLSILFAQTVFHINLYLLFSTFFTKKVCYRPELLLIYCKIAADICYSFTVSIMKSYFLVILCYKHLAVKNLSIYMLETSVTMGIIKGTFAFMITLERFISVFFPIHYRNNRRKIPFYWIIIPILGHILFDHFIMFCFCGNVREVPLDCDNFQCTFNKCYQRFWETRDQVVFSLIEIMSVLFFVRLYIWKRTSRRLSKVTQIALLDSLIYLFFNVIPIILYSHFSPTSVKVNYPPITISRNAGSVIESIILWRLLKAKKKVTPNKYISGNL
- the srbc-56 gene encoding Serpentine Receptor, class BC (Class B-like) (Predicted), whose amino-acid sequence is MFIIIAFIIALSILFSQFVFYFNLYLLYSILYSKRIGFKPELLIIYCRIAADICYSFCVSCMKTNFLVSQFSKKLIVKNLSFFLLEGSITMGIIRATIAFLITLKRFIATFFPTFFHNNWRKIPLYWIIIPILCHLLFDQCIIFGFCGNVIDVPVDCDNFQCTFNECYQKYWEFHEQVVFSLIETLSLLLFIRLYIWKRSSHLLHKVTQIALLDSLMLLLFNISPLLLYSYFSSTLVRVNYPLITVSRNAGSAIESVILWKLLSSKKKVSPNNIRLSNL